From a single Methanofollis sp. W23 genomic region:
- a CDS encoding methytransferase partner Trm112, translated as MKRSLLPILCCPVCKGDLELRVVEEKDDDIIEGALFCSACKVEYPIREGIPNLLPPADQD; from the coding sequence GTGAAACGCTCGCTCCTCCCCATCCTCTGCTGCCCAGTCTGCAAGGGTGACCTTGAACTCAGGGTGGTTGAGGAGAAAGACGACGATATCATCGAGGGGGCCCTCTTCTGCAGCGCGTGCAAGGTTGAGTACCCTATCAGGGAAGGGATCCCCAATCTCCTCCCCCCTGCTGATCAGGACTGA
- a CDS encoding response regulator — MIRNERLQVLLVDDDPEVLERTKEWFEGKEAFFCTTAPSAIVALDLLPAGKFDAVVSDCQMPGMDGVTFFKTLRAQGFQVPGVLYTGMGRDSVLEDALAAGASFYVRKGVGTRAELVELAHAVRAAVALASLR; from the coding sequence ATGATAAGGAACGAGCGTCTCCAGGTCCTCCTTGTTGACGATGATCCTGAGGTTCTGGAGAGGACGAAAGAGTGGTTTGAGGGGAAAGAGGCGTTTTTCTGCACCACCGCCCCCTCTGCAATCGTCGCGCTTGACCTTCTGCCGGCAGGGAAGTTCGACGCCGTCGTCTCAGACTGTCAGATGCCGGGGATGGACGGGGTCACCTTCTTCAAGACGTTGCGGGCGCAAGGTTTCCAGGTTCCCGGGGTTCTGTACACGGGGATGGGGCGCGACTCGGTTCTTGAGGACGCCCTTGCCGCAGGTGCTTCATTTTATGTACGAAAAGGAGTGGGGACCAGGGCAGAACTGGTCGAACTTGCTCATGCGGTCCGTGCGGCAGTAGCCCTCGCGTCCTTGCGTTAG
- a CDS encoding MarC family protein encodes MMDTPLSVLFYAFATLFIILDPLLSIPIFVGLTEGCRPEEKAQQAWLAVRVAGVILTVFLLFGLTIFDLLGISPASFKVAGGILLLILGMQVALGVEFPHDLKAKQNIAGVLIGTPLLCGPGAITTITLLSTKCGIPITAAALVLCLAVTWLILRYAADILRILGETVTDIMGRVLGMFLAAIAVKLIAEGVTGLAI; translated from the coding sequence ATGATGGACACCCCCCTCTCTGTCCTCTTCTATGCATTCGCCACGCTCTTCATCATACTCGACCCCCTCCTCTCCATCCCGATCTTTGTCGGGCTTACCGAGGGGTGCCGCCCTGAAGAGAAGGCACAACAGGCCTGGTTGGCAGTCAGAGTCGCCGGAGTTATCCTCACGGTCTTCCTCCTCTTCGGACTCACGATCTTCGACCTCCTCGGCATCTCCCCCGCGAGTTTCAAGGTGGCGGGCGGGATCCTCCTGCTCATCCTCGGGATGCAGGTGGCGCTCGGGGTCGAATTTCCTCACGACCTGAAAGCAAAGCAAAATATCGCCGGCGTCCTCATCGGCACTCCGCTGCTCTGCGGACCAGGGGCGATCACGACCATCACCCTTCTCTCGACCAAGTGCGGGATCCCCATCACTGCCGCCGCCCTTGTGCTCTGTCTCGCTGTCACCTGGCTTATCCTCAGATATGCCGCGGACATCCTCCGCATCCTCGGCGAGACGGTCACCGACATCATGGGGAGAGTGCTTGGCATGTTCCTCGCCGCAATCGCCGTGAAACTCATCGCCGAAGGAGTGACCGGGCTCGCCATATAG
- a CDS encoding ORC1-type DNA replication protein, with translation MSENDDQPLGLFQKFLSNNRIFKNREVLRHSYRPQILPHRRPQIDAIASILAPAIKDETPSNILIYGKTGTGKTACVRYVGSELEKVGAGVGTGCRVVHLNCEVIDTQYRVLAQIAKSLEDLDATASDRARAHIPMTGWPTDQVYAELKNQLEATGGVLVIVLDEIDKLVKKSGDETLYNLTRINADLQGSKVSMIGISNDLRFTDFLDPRVLSSLSEEEIVFPPYNAPQLCDILAQRAEMAFVEGSLEEGVIPLCAAFAAQEHGDARRALDLLRVSGELADRENAAEVKEKHVRMALEKIETDSMIECISTLPTQSKVVLYSMLLLEQMDKKIFTSGEVTRVYREVSRIVNIDPLTHRRITDLISELNMLGVINTRVVSKGRYGRTKEMWFDSNTKKIQEVLAKDPRLSEERLAQVDLNRLKASFR, from the coding sequence ATGTCTGAAAATGATGATCAACCCCTTGGTCTCTTCCAGAAATTCCTGAGCAACAACCGTATTTTCAAGAACCGGGAAGTGCTCAGGCACTCATACCGACCACAGATCCTCCCCCACAGGCGCCCCCAGATCGATGCGATCGCCTCCATCCTCGCCCCTGCCATCAAGGACGAAACTCCCTCGAATATTCTCATCTATGGGAAGACCGGGACAGGGAAGACTGCCTGCGTCCGGTACGTCGGGAGCGAACTTGAGAAGGTCGGCGCCGGGGTCGGGACCGGGTGCCGGGTGGTCCACCTCAATTGTGAGGTGATCGACACCCAGTACCGTGTCCTCGCCCAGATCGCCAAGAGTCTTGAGGACCTGGATGCTACCGCAAGTGACCGCGCCCGCGCTCACATCCCGATGACCGGGTGGCCGACCGACCAGGTGTACGCCGAACTCAAGAACCAGCTTGAGGCGACCGGGGGGGTGCTCGTGATCGTCCTCGACGAGATCGACAAACTCGTCAAAAAAAGTGGGGACGAGACCCTGTACAACCTCACCAGGATCAACGCCGACCTCCAGGGCTCGAAGGTCTCGATGATCGGGATCTCCAATGACCTCAGGTTCACCGACTTCCTCGACCCCCGCGTCCTCTCCTCTCTCTCTGAAGAGGAGATCGTCTTCCCCCCATACAATGCCCCGCAGCTCTGCGACATCCTTGCCCAGCGCGCTGAGATGGCCTTTGTCGAAGGAAGTCTTGAAGAAGGGGTCATCCCGCTCTGTGCCGCCTTCGCCGCCCAGGAACATGGGGACGCCCGCCGCGCCCTCGACCTCCTCCGCGTCTCAGGGGAACTTGCAGACCGCGAGAACGCTGCAGAGGTGAAGGAGAAGCACGTGCGCATGGCCCTTGAGAAGATCGAGACCGACTCGATGATCGAGTGCATCTCGACCCTGCCCACCCAGAGCAAGGTCGTGCTCTACTCGATGCTCCTCCTCGAGCAGATGGACAAGAAGATCTTCACCTCTGGCGAGGTGACCAGGGTCTACCGCGAGGTCTCGCGGATCGTCAACATCGACCCCCTCACCCATCGACGGATCACTGATCTTATCTCAGAATTAAATATGCTCGGGGTGATCAACACCCGCGTCGTCTCGAAAGGCCGATATGGAAGGACAAAAGAGATGTGGTTTGACAGCAACACGAAGAAAATACAGGAAGTGCTCGCGAAAGACCCGAGGCTTTCTGAGGAACGTCTCGCCCAGGTCGACCTCAACCGCCTGAAGGCATCGTTTCGGTGA
- a CDS encoding MarC family protein: MEEIITTFLYVFATLFIILHPVLVIPTFIGLTRGYDREEKTRQAGIAVAVAGGLMIIFLIIGLPIFDLLGISLSSFEVAGGLLLLIIGMQQALGIEYSPDSTGRQKNVGVLIGTPLICGPGAITTVILLSTKCGVLITLLALLLTLALTWLTLKYAEVIQQMLGETISGVLTNVFGMVLAALAITLIAEGIEGLI, encoded by the coding sequence ATGGAAGAAATAATTACGACCTTCCTGTATGTTTTTGCGACTCTCTTCATCATCTTACACCCGGTCCTCGTGATCCCGACTTTTATCGGGCTCACAAGAGGGTACGATCGTGAAGAGAAGACGCGGCAGGCAGGGATCGCCGTTGCCGTCGCCGGGGGACTCATGATCATCTTCCTCATCATCGGACTCCCCATCTTCGATCTCCTAGGGATCAGCCTCTCGAGTTTCGAAGTAGCAGGCGGACTTCTTCTCTTAATCATCGGAATGCAACAGGCGCTCGGGATTGAATATTCACCTGATTCCACAGGGCGACAGAAAAATGTTGGGGTGCTCATCGGCACCCCACTCATCTGCGGACCAGGGGCGATCACGACTGTGATCCTCCTCTCGACAAAGTGCGGGGTGCTCATCACCCTCCTAGCCCTTCTCCTCACCCTTGCCCTCACCTGGCTCACCCTCAAGTATGCTGAGGTGATCCAGCAAATGCTTGGCGAGACGATCAGTGGGGTTCTGACCAATGTCTTCGGGATGGTCCTTGCAGCCCTCGCGATCACCCTCATCGCCGAGGGGATAGAAGGACTGATCTAG
- the cbiB gene encoding adenosylcobinamide-phosphate synthase CbiB has product MVPAVLTLLSALILDRLVGDPHTPFHPVALFGRFVGWWGRPGRYPLSLQRVAGVVLWTFSVFLFALPFWVAENYLPSLVLLLVSPFLLKVTFAWRSLEEHAAAVEVALSSGGLEEGRQAAGMLVSRDTAALSAEEIRSAAYESVAENLSDSVVAPLFWFLLFAPLGFGLTAAAVYRAVNCMDAMLGYPDERVRLGWWAARADDLANLVPSRLTALVGLLYFGVKGRFIPAWQTLRADRRERPGPNGGWPMGVIAGGTGVKFVKPGVYTIGPGDRRLVDGGQDIIRAVRGITLGFCSFGIIALFLLG; this is encoded by the coding sequence GTGGTTCCTGCGGTCCTGACACTTCTTTCTGCCCTGATCCTTGACCGCCTGGTCGGGGATCCTCATACGCCCTTCCATCCGGTCGCCCTCTTCGGGCGGTTTGTCGGGTGGTGGGGACGCCCAGGGCGCTATCCCCTCTCTCTCCAGCGGGTGGCAGGGGTCGTGCTCTGGACCTTCTCGGTCTTTCTCTTTGCCCTCCCCTTCTGGGTAGCCGAGAATTATCTTCCTTCTCTTGTCCTCCTCCTCGTCTCGCCGTTTCTCCTCAAGGTGACCTTCGCCTGGCGCTCCCTTGAGGAGCACGCCGCCGCCGTCGAGGTGGCTCTCTCTTCTGGGGGACTCGAGGAAGGACGGCAGGCCGCCGGGATGCTGGTCTCCCGAGACACCGCCGCCCTGAGTGCCGAGGAGATCCGCTCTGCGGCCTATGAATCGGTGGCCGAGAATCTCTCAGACTCGGTGGTCGCCCCGCTCTTCTGGTTCCTCCTCTTCGCCCCTCTGGGATTCGGGCTGACCGCGGCGGCGGTGTACCGGGCGGTCAACTGCATGGACGCGATGCTCGGGTATCCTGACGAACGGGTCAGGCTCGGGTGGTGGGCGGCGCGGGCCGATGACCTTGCAAATCTCGTCCCTTCGAGGCTGACCGCGCTGGTGGGGCTCCTCTACTTCGGGGTGAAGGGACGGTTCATCCCGGCGTGGCAGACCCTCCGCGCCGATCGGAGGGAGCGCCCAGGTCCCAATGGCGGGTGGCCGATGGGGGTCATCGCCGGGGGGACCGGGGTGAAGTTTGTCAAGCCCGGGGTCTACACCATCGGCCCTGGCGATCGCCGGCTTGTTGACGGCGGCCAGGATATTATCCGGGCGGTCCGGGGCATCACGCTTGGATTTTGCTCATTTGGGATCATCGCACTATTTTTATTGGGTTGA
- the pdxT gene encoding pyridoxal 5'-phosphate synthase glutaminase subunit PdxT: MAGKRVGVLALQGDVSEHIRAFEVALGGDGEVVPVRVPADLEGCDALAIPGGESTTLARLIAESGLHGAIRSFEGGIFATCAGMVLVATEIDDSRFEPLGIVDITVERNAFGRQRDSFEADLEVEGLDELFHAVFIRAPMATAAGSGVEVIARTEQGIVGVRSGKHMVLSFHPELGGDLRLHQMFLNAL, from the coding sequence GTGGCTGGTAAGAGGGTCGGCGTCCTTGCCCTGCAGGGGGACGTGAGCGAACATATCCGGGCCTTTGAGGTCGCTCTTGGAGGGGACGGCGAGGTCGTGCCGGTCCGCGTGCCGGCCGACCTTGAGGGCTGCGACGCCCTCGCGATTCCAGGCGGGGAGTCGACGACTCTTGCCCGCCTGATCGCCGAGAGCGGCCTTCATGGGGCGATCCGATCTTTCGAAGGCGGGATCTTTGCGACCTGCGCCGGGATGGTGCTGGTCGCGACCGAGATCGATGACTCCAGGTTTGAACCTCTCGGCATCGTCGATATCACCGTCGAGCGCAACGCCTTTGGGCGGCAGCGCGATTCCTTCGAGGCCGACCTCGAGGTCGAAGGACTTGATGAACTCTTCCACGCGGTCTTCATCAGGGCCCCGATGGCGACGGCTGCAGGTTCTGGTGTCGAGGTGATCGCCAGGACCGAGCAGGGGATCGTTGGGGTCAGGAGCGGGAAACATATGGTCCTCTCCTTCCATCCTGAACTCGGTGGCGATCTCCGTCTTCACCAGATGTTCCTCAATGCCCTCTGA
- a CDS encoding adenylosuccinate synthetase, translated as MSCTIIVGGFFGDEGKGKIVAHIAHQDHPSIISRGGVGPNAGHTVTVGDQNYGVRMIPSGFVYPDAKLCIGSGVLVDPRVFLKEIDLLGVDGRVFVDGRCGVIEEEHVARDRGSDHLAKKIGSTGTGCGPANSDRVLRTSRQAKDVPELSSYIIDVAEDVNAAINRGENVLLEGTQGFGISLYYGTYPYVTSKDTSASQIAADNGVGPTKIDDVVVVFKAYPTRVGEGPFQTEMTAAESNTLGFQEFGTVTHRLRRIGGWDGKMARYSAMINGCTIAAITGIDHVDPACFGVTSYDDLTPKALEFLEQAEKDIGAPIGLISTGPELSQIIDVRDEL; from the coding sequence ATGTCGTGCACCATCATTGTCGGAGGATTTTTTGGGGATGAAGGAAAGGGCAAAATCGTCGCGCATATTGCCCACCAGGACCATCCCTCTATTATATCGAGAGGAGGCGTGGGCCCGAACGCCGGACACACCGTAACCGTTGGAGACCAGAACTACGGCGTGCGGATGATCCCGTCGGGTTTCGTCTATCCTGACGCAAAACTCTGTATCGGGAGCGGAGTGCTCGTCGACCCCAGAGTCTTCCTCAAGGAGATCGACCTCCTCGGCGTCGACGGCCGCGTCTTTGTGGACGGGCGCTGCGGCGTCATCGAGGAAGAGCATGTAGCACGCGACCGCGGCAGCGATCACCTGGCCAAGAAGATCGGATCGACCGGAACCGGGTGCGGGCCTGCAAACTCTGACCGGGTGTTGCGGACCTCAAGGCAGGCGAAAGACGTCCCAGAACTCTCGTCATATATCATCGACGTGGCGGAAGATGTCAATGCGGCCATCAACCGCGGCGAGAACGTCCTCCTCGAAGGAACCCAGGGGTTCGGGATCTCCCTGTATTATGGCACCTATCCGTATGTGACCAGCAAAGACACCTCGGCCTCCCAGATCGCGGCCGACAATGGGGTGGGTCCCACGAAGATCGACGATGTCGTCGTCGTCTTCAAGGCCTACCCGACCAGGGTCGGCGAGGGTCCCTTCCAGACCGAGATGACCGCAGCAGAATCGAACACGCTCGGGTTCCAGGAATTCGGCACGGTCACCCATCGTCTCCGCAGGATCGGTGGGTGGGACGGAAAGATGGCCAGGTACTCAGCGATGATCAACGGATGCACGATCGCCGCGATCACCGGGATCGACCACGTCGACCCGGCCTGCTTTGGCGTGACCTCGTACGACGACCTCACTCCGAAGGCCCTTGAGTTCCTTGAGCAGGCGGAGAAGGATATCGGCGCTCCGATCGGGTTGATCTCGACCGGCCCCGAACTCTCCCAGATCATCGACGTGAGGGATGAACTGTGA
- the pdxS gene encoding pyridoxal 5'-phosphate synthase lyase subunit PdxS: protein MKLEELRYGTELLKRGFASMQKGGVIMDVVNAEQARIAEEAGAVAVMALERVPADIRKAGGVARMADPEKVIEIIDAVSIPVMGKVRIGHFVEAQVLEAVGVDMIDESEVLTPADEEYHIEKSKFTVPFVCGARNLGEAMRRINEGAAMIRTKGEAGTGNVVEAVRHMRAIQGEIREIVGMDEQELRARARAIEAPYEILAETAKMGRLPVVNFSAGGIATPSDAALMMQMGADGVFVGSGIFKSTNPQKMAKAVVEAVHHYTDAKVIAEVSRGIGDPMKGLDIHELKGEERLQERGW, encoded by the coding sequence ATGAAACTTGAGGAACTGAGGTACGGCACCGAACTCCTGAAGCGGGGCTTTGCGTCCATGCAGAAGGGCGGGGTCATTATGGATGTGGTGAACGCCGAGCAGGCACGCATCGCTGAGGAAGCAGGCGCCGTTGCGGTCATGGCGCTTGAGCGGGTCCCGGCCGACATCAGGAAGGCTGGCGGGGTGGCGCGGATGGCCGACCCCGAGAAGGTCATCGAGATCATCGACGCTGTCTCCATCCCGGTGATGGGCAAGGTGCGGATCGGTCACTTTGTCGAGGCCCAGGTGCTTGAAGCGGTCGGCGTCGACATGATCGATGAGAGCGAGGTGCTCACCCCGGCAGACGAGGAGTATCATATCGAGAAGTCGAAGTTCACGGTCCCATTCGTCTGCGGCGCCCGCAACCTCGGCGAGGCGATGCGCCGGATCAACGAGGGTGCGGCGATGATCAGGACAAAGGGCGAGGCCGGGACTGGCAACGTCGTCGAGGCGGTCAGGCACATGCGGGCGATCCAGGGCGAGATCAGGGAGATTGTCGGGATGGACGAGCAGGAACTCCGTGCCCGCGCGCGCGCGATCGAGGCCCCCTACGAGATCCTTGCCGAGACGGCGAAGATGGGCCGTCTCCCGGTCGTGAACTTCTCCGCGGGCGGGATCGCCACCCCGTCCGACGCTGCTCTCATGATGCAGATGGGCGCGGACGGGGTCTTCGTCGGCTCAGGGATCTTCAAGTCGACCAACCCCCAGAAGATGGCAAAGGCCGTTGTCGAGGCCGTCCATCACTACACCGACGCGAAGGTCATCGCCGAGGTGAGCCGCGGGATCGGCGACCCGATGAAGGGCCTGGACATCCACGAACTCAAGGGAGAAGAGAGGCTGCAGGAGCGTGGCTGGTAA
- a CDS encoding Lrp/AsnC family transcriptional regulator, with protein MDDKDRLILYILEENSHVPIEELATMVELPAHDVEDRVRALEAAGVIRKYCAVIDWEKAGDGAVTSIIALKVSPERNYGYDKIAERIARFREVKTLRLVSGRYDFIVVVTGRTMQEVARFVSEHIAPMEQITETATQFVMKTYKENGTPYDERIAGERLPYSF; from the coding sequence ATGGATGACAAAGATCGTTTGATCCTCTATATCCTGGAGGAAAACAGCCATGTTCCGATCGAAGAACTGGCAACCATGGTAGAGCTCCCTGCACATGACGTCGAGGACCGGGTCAGGGCGCTGGAGGCAGCAGGGGTCATCAGAAAATACTGCGCGGTCATCGACTGGGAAAAAGCCGGTGACGGTGCGGTCACCTCGATCATCGCCCTGAAAGTCTCCCCTGAGCGCAATTACGGCTATGACAAGATCGCCGAGCGGATCGCGCGGTTCAGAGAGGTGAAGACTCTCCGTCTGGTCTCAGGGCGCTATGATTTTATCGTCGTCGTCACCGGGCGGACGATGCAGGAGGTCGCCCGTTTTGTCTCAGAGCACATCGCCCCCATGGAGCAGATCACCGAGACCGCGACCCAGTTCGTGATGAAGACCTATAAGGAGAATGGGACGCCGTACGATGAGCGGATCGCCGGGGAGCGTCTCCCGTACTCATTCTGA
- a CDS encoding aminotransferase class I/II-fold pyridoxal phosphate-dependent enzyme, with protein sequence MRDFISERAREIPPSGIRKFFDLCIGMDDVISLGVGEPDYSTPWNISEAGIYSIEQGVTSYTSNRGLPALRETLAADLARRYGTAYSAEDEMIVTTGVSEAVDIAIRAVTDPGDEILVMDPSYVSYAPCVTLAGGRPVPLPCLEKDRFKVTPEALMERITPKTKTILLNYPNNPTGGIMDRSDYQALADILVDHDLLLISDEVYSELTYEGTHCSPASLDELRERTITLNGFSKAYAMTGWRIGYLCAPKEICDAALKIHQYVMLCAPVMGQVAALAALRQAEEDKNKMVREYRLRRNLFVEGLNRIGLQCHMPQGAFYAFPSVKATGLTDEEFAEGLLKEEKVAVVPGSAFGPAGKGHIRCSYATSREDLSVAVDRMGEFVTNLRG encoded by the coding sequence ATGCGGGACTTTATATCTGAACGGGCCAGGGAGATCCCTCCGTCAGGGATCAGAAAATTCTTTGACCTCTGTATTGGGATGGACGACGTCATCTCCCTTGGGGTCGGCGAACCAGACTATTCAACCCCATGGAATATCAGCGAGGCGGGGATCTACTCGATCGAGCAGGGAGTCACCTCGTACACCTCGAACAGGGGCCTTCCTGCCCTGCGCGAGACCCTTGCCGCCGACCTGGCGCGCCGGTATGGCACCGCCTATTCGGCCGAGGATGAGATGATCGTGACGACCGGGGTCTCAGAGGCGGTCGACATCGCGATCAGGGCGGTCACCGATCCCGGTGACGAGATCCTCGTTATGGACCCGAGTTATGTCAGCTATGCTCCCTGCGTTACCCTGGCGGGTGGTCGCCCGGTCCCGCTCCCATGTCTGGAGAAGGACCGATTCAAGGTGACTCCTGAGGCATTGATGGAGCGGATCACTCCGAAGACCAAGACGATCCTCCTCAATTACCCGAACAACCCGACCGGCGGGATCATGGACAGGAGCGACTACCAGGCACTTGCCGATATCCTGGTAGACCACGACCTCCTCCTCATCTCAGACGAGGTCTACTCTGAACTCACCTATGAGGGGACCCACTGCTCGCCGGCCTCGCTTGACGAACTTCGTGAGCGCACGATCACGCTGAATGGTTTTTCCAAAGCCTATGCGATGACCGGATGGCGTATCGGGTATCTGTGCGCTCCCAAGGAGATCTGCGACGCCGCCCTGAAGATCCATCAGTATGTGATGCTCTGCGCCCCAGTGATGGGCCAGGTGGCTGCGCTGGCGGCTCTGCGGCAGGCAGAAGAGGACAAAAATAAGATGGTCCGCGAGTACCGTCTCCGCCGCAACCTCTTTGTCGAGGGGCTGAACCGGATCGGGCTGCAGTGTCATATGCCGCAGGGTGCCTTCTATGCCTTCCCCTCGGTGAAGGCGACCGGGCTTACAGACGAGGAGTTTGCCGAAGGACTCCTGAAGGAGGAGAAAGTCGCGGTCGTGCCTGGCAGTGCCTTTGGCCCGGCCGGGAAGGGGCATATCAGGTGTTCGTATGCCACGAGTCGTGAGGACCTTTCAGTCGCAGTCGATCGGATGGGCGAGTTTGTCACCAATCTCCGCGGCTAA
- a CDS encoding magnesium transporter CorA family protein, producing MLRIFKTRQDTSGTYIERLDVIEPGSWLLCTEPKEGEITRAAGVMEMAPEDIRAALDEEERPRMESEEGRTLIIIDVPVRIPGEPTGTFSTVPLGIAINDQYILTICLQEVPILQDFIDGKVKTFYTFKKTRFLLQILYRNASYYLTYLRQIDRRSSEVEERLHASMRNEELIQLLNLEKSLVYFSTSLKSNEVVLEKILRFKPVRMFADDEDLLEDVIIENKQAIEMANIYSNILSGTMDAFASIISNNLNIVMKFLASITIVLAIPTMIASFYGMNVGLPFAQNPMAFGIIIVFSMVISALLALVLVRKKML from the coding sequence ATGCTCAGGATTTTTAAGACACGTCAGGACACAAGCGGGACATATATCGAACGACTCGACGTCATCGAACCAGGGTCATGGCTTCTCTGCACCGAACCCAAAGAGGGCGAGATCACCCGCGCCGCAGGAGTCATGGAGATGGCCCCCGAAGACATCAGGGCCGCCCTCGACGAGGAAGAACGGCCGCGGATGGAAAGCGAAGAGGGGAGAACCCTCATCATCATCGATGTCCCGGTGCGGATTCCAGGCGAACCTACCGGCACTTTCTCCACGGTCCCGCTCGGGATCGCGATCAATGACCAGTATATCCTGACCATCTGCCTCCAGGAGGTCCCCATCCTCCAGGACTTCATCGACGGCAAGGTCAAGACCTTCTATACCTTCAAAAAAACCAGATTTCTCCTCCAGATCCTCTACCGGAACGCCTCCTATTATCTCACCTACCTGCGCCAGATCGACCGGCGTTCCTCTGAAGTGGAAGAGCGTCTCCATGCCTCGATGCGCAACGAGGAACTGATCCAACTCCTGAACCTTGAGAAGTCCCTGGTCTACTTCTCGACCTCGCTGAAGAGCAACGAGGTGGTCCTCGAAAAGATCCTGCGCTTCAAACCGGTACGGATGTTTGCAGACGACGAAGACCTTCTGGAAGACGTCATCATCGAGAACAAGCAGGCGATCGAGATGGCAAACATCTACTCCAACATTCTTTCAGGAACCATGGACGCCTTCGCCTCGATCATCTCCAACAACCTCAATATCGTGATGAAGTTTCTCGCTTCCATCACCATCGTCCTCGCGATCCCGACGATGATCGCAAGTTTCTATGGGATGAATGTCGGACTCCCATTCGCCCAGAACCCCATGGCCTTCGGGATCATCATCGTCTTCTCGATGGTGATCTCAGCGCTCCTGGCTCTGGTGCTTGTCAGGAAAAAGATGCTGTAA